The proteins below are encoded in one region of Fimbriimonadaceae bacterium:
- a CDS encoding efflux RND transporter periplasmic adaptor subunit: MLKKGWPLALIAFLIAGCGEGSGPIAKGDAKRAEPKTVAVAKQDIVGYEFFDGELMTPPDAQAVITSPYDTRVEEVVSAVGNPVNRGETLIKLQIPGVDSAKANAKAGAASAEAAYEAERAQVSQPLRDARKHLEEARANEKAGRDAAAAGETVDLEALTVERKAAESEVARLQAEVNATLQPSKSAVRAAQTDLELAKEAEEKGILRSPIGGYIVAMDAKPGLDAKAKQVLATVVNPSQLRVKGKVPPEMKDMVKEGTDVVVTMVGAEKPLLGRVLSVSVLPPVGDSGTSPGYEAVIRFRDIKGAISPSKVTGIGVKTGTADDVLVVPVGAIHNKDGEKYVEVKRGNDWVSTPVETGLSDGALIEVKMGLKEGDMVRFFPETE; the protein is encoded by the coding sequence ATGCTGAAGAAAGGTTGGCCACTGGCCCTTATCGCGTTCCTCATCGCCGGATGCGGCGAGGGCTCCGGCCCCATCGCAAAGGGGGATGCAAAGCGAGCAGAGCCCAAGACGGTGGCGGTAGCGAAGCAGGACATCGTCGGATACGAGTTTTTTGACGGTGAGCTCATGACGCCTCCGGACGCTCAAGCGGTCATTACCTCCCCCTACGACACGCGCGTCGAAGAGGTCGTCTCAGCCGTTGGCAACCCGGTGAACCGGGGAGAGACACTCATCAAGCTCCAGATCCCGGGGGTCGACTCGGCAAAGGCGAACGCCAAGGCAGGCGCCGCGTCGGCCGAAGCGGCGTATGAAGCCGAGAGGGCGCAAGTGTCACAGCCACTTCGGGATGCTCGAAAGCACCTTGAGGAAGCCCGGGCGAACGAGAAGGCGGGGCGCGATGCGGCCGCGGCGGGCGAGACAGTGGACCTCGAGGCCCTGACGGTGGAGCGCAAGGCCGCGGAATCCGAAGTCGCCCGGCTCCAGGCGGAAGTCAATGCGACCCTACAGCCGAGCAAGTCGGCCGTCCGTGCCGCCCAAACCGACCTAGAATTGGCCAAAGAGGCTGAGGAGAAGGGAATTCTTCGATCGCCGATCGGAGGCTACATCGTCGCAATGGATGCCAAGCCCGGTCTCGACGCGAAAGCAAAACAGGTTCTCGCGACCGTCGTGAATCCCAGCCAGCTCAGGGTCAAGGGCAAAGTCCCTCCCGAGATGAAGGACATGGTCAAGGAAGGCACCGACGTCGTCGTAACGATGGTGGGTGCAGAAAAGCCCCTGCTCGGCCGCGTGCTTTCGGTTTCCGTCCTCCCTCCTGTGGGCGACAGTGGAACGAGCCCGGGCTACGAAGCGGTGATCCGTTTCCGGGATATCAAGGGCGCGATAAGTCCGAGTAAGGTCACGGGCATCGGCGTGAAAACAGGAACGGCAGACGACGTCCTTGTCGTTCCGGTCGGCGCTATCCACAATAAGGACGGCGAAAAGTACGTCGAGGTCAAGCGAGGCAACGACTGGGTCAGCACGCCCGTCGAGACCGGATTGTCAGACGGCGCCCTCATTGAGGTCAAGATGGGCCTCAAGGAAGGCGACATGGTTCGCTTCTTCCCAGAGACCGAGTGA
- a CDS encoding RNA polymerase sigma factor, translated as MTSILDRRESFEQVALREVEVLYRVAKRLTLNSNDAEDLVGQTMLNAAKNWQAFDGRHARSWLIRILRNEWNQLLRKRKVRQEVDMESISEPSEEGFWQKVEVRLDVETILVALDTIGEDYRAAITLCDVEEMDYAEAAIALDIPQATLRTRLHRGRKQLQAKLVSLRP; from the coding sequence ATGACTAGCATCCTTGACCGTCGCGAATCCTTCGAACAGGTGGCACTTCGCGAGGTCGAGGTCCTCTACCGCGTGGCAAAACGCCTGACACTGAACAGTAACGACGCCGAAGACCTTGTCGGCCAGACGATGCTCAACGCAGCGAAAAACTGGCAGGCTTTCGACGGCCGTCATGCGAGGAGTTGGCTCATTCGGATCCTCCGGAACGAGTGGAACCAGCTCCTACGCAAGAGAAAAGTGCGCCAAGAGGTCGACATGGAGTCGATCTCCGAGCCGAGCGAAGAGGGCTTCTGGCAGAAGGTCGAAGTCCGACTGGACGTCGAGACGATCCTGGTCGCGCTTGACACGATCGGCGAGGACTACCGCGCCGCGATCACGCTGTGCGACGTCGAAGAGATGGACTACGCCGAGGCGGCCATCGCCCTCGACATCCCCCAGGCGACTCTTCGCACGCGGCTCCACCGCGGGCGCAAGCAACTTCAGGCGAAGTTGGTGAGTCTTAGACCGTAA
- the sufB gene encoding Fe-S cluster assembly protein SufB: MAISDHLDKQTEGMDDDALLEHVAEREYQWGFVSDVEADTLPPGLSEDTVRFISAKKGEPDWMLEWRLKAFRHLATMPYPKWPNVGYELPDLQSISYYSAPKKKPVLNSIDEADPELVRTFEKLGIPLREQEILLNVRGAAEAHAAGQPTANGQPPSGGVAIDAVFDSVSVVTTFKEELKKAGVLFCSISEAIRDYPELIREYLGSVVPYSDNYFATLNSAVFSDGSFVFIPKNTRCPMELSTYFRINAENTGQFERTLIIAEEGAYVSYLEGCTAPRRDENQLHAAVVELVALKDATIKYSTVQNWYPGDPHTGKGGIFNFVTKRGICRESGAKITWTQVETGSAITWKYPSVILKGDDSVGEFYSVALTANKQQADTGTKMIHIGKRTRSTIVSKGISAGNGQNTYRGLVKINAGADGARNYSVCDSMLMGDRCGAHTFPYIEVKNNTAKMEHEATTSKIGEDQLFYLAQRGISEEDAVNMIVSGFCKDVFRELPMEFAVEAQKLLAVSLEHSVG; this comes from the coding sequence ATGGCGATCTCTGACCATCTGGACAAGCAAACCGAGGGAATGGACGACGACGCCCTTCTAGAGCACGTCGCCGAGCGGGAGTACCAGTGGGGATTCGTCAGCGACGTCGAGGCGGACACCCTTCCGCCCGGCCTCAGCGAAGACACCGTCCGCTTCATCAGCGCCAAGAAAGGCGAGCCCGATTGGATGCTGGAATGGCGGCTGAAGGCGTTCCGGCACCTCGCCACCATGCCCTATCCGAAGTGGCCGAACGTGGGCTACGAGCTCCCCGACCTCCAGTCCATCAGCTACTACTCCGCGCCGAAAAAGAAGCCGGTCTTGAACTCGATCGACGAGGCTGACCCGGAACTGGTCCGCACGTTTGAGAAGCTGGGCATCCCGCTGCGTGAGCAAGAGATCTTGCTGAACGTGCGGGGCGCGGCCGAGGCCCACGCCGCTGGACAGCCAACCGCCAACGGCCAACCGCCTAGCGGCGGCGTTGCCATCGACGCCGTGTTCGACTCCGTCTCAGTAGTCACGACGTTCAAGGAAGAGCTTAAGAAGGCGGGAGTGCTTTTCTGCTCGATCAGTGAGGCCATCCGCGATTACCCCGAGCTCATCCGGGAGTACCTCGGCTCCGTCGTCCCTTACAGCGACAACTACTTCGCGACCCTGAACAGCGCCGTCTTCAGCGACGGCTCGTTCGTGTTCATTCCGAAGAACACGCGCTGCCCGATGGAGCTCTCCACATATTTCCGCATCAACGCCGAGAACACCGGCCAGTTCGAGCGCACCCTCATCATCGCCGAAGAGGGCGCTTATGTGAGCTACCTCGAGGGCTGCACCGCCCCCCGCCGCGATGAGAACCAACTCCACGCCGCCGTGGTCGAGCTCGTTGCGCTTAAGGACGCCACCATTAAGTATTCGACCGTCCAGAACTGGTACCCGGGCGACCCCCACACCGGCAAGGGCGGCATCTTCAACTTCGTCACAAAGCGGGGCATCTGCCGCGAAAGCGGGGCCAAGATCACGTGGACGCAGGTCGAGACCGGCAGCGCCATCACCTGGAAGTACCCCAGCGTGATCCTAAAAGGTGACGACAGCGTGGGCGAGTTTTACAGCGTCGCCCTGACCGCCAACAAGCAGCAGGCCGATACGGGCACCAAGATGATCCATATCGGCAAGCGCACCCGGTCGACCATCGTGTCGAAGGGGATCAGCGCCGGGAACGGCCAGAACACCTACCGGGGCTTGGTGAAGATCAACGCCGGTGCGGACGGCGCCCGCAACTACAGCGTGTGCGACTCCATGCTTATGGGCGACCGTTGCGGCGCCCACACGTTCCCGTACATCGAGGTCAAGAACAACACGGCCAAGATGGAGCACGAGGCGACCACGTCCAAGATTGGCGAAGACCAGCTCTTCTACCTCGCCCAGCGAGGCATCAGCGAGGAGGACGCGGTCAACATGATCGTCAGCGGCTTCTGCAAAGACGTCTTCCGCGAGCTTCCGATGGAGTTCGCGGTCGAGGCGCAAAAGCTTCTCGCAGTCAGCCTCGAGCACTCGGTAGGATAA